The following nucleotide sequence is from Desulfovibrio sp. ZJ209.
CCTATCTGGACACCGGGGCCATGTTCCGCACCCTGGCCCTGCGCCTCGGGCCGGATGCGACGGCCCTTGCGCCGGAGGAACTGCGGGCGCGCTGCGCGGCGTGGCCCTTTACCCTCGAGGGGAGCGGGGCCGAGAGCCGCCTTTCCTGCGCGGGCGTGCCGGTTGGCGACGAGATCCGCACCGAGGCCGTGGGCCTTTTGGCCGCGCGCCTGGGCACCGTGCCGGCGGCGCGCGACATCCTTAAAGAAGCGCAGCGGCGCATGGGCGAGCGCGGCCCGCTGGTGGCCGAAGGGCGCGACATGGGCACGGCCGTCTTCCCGGACGCGCGCTTCAAGTTCTTTCTCGACGCCACACCGGAAACGCGGGCCCTCAGGCGCCAGCGCGACCTTGCGCAACGCGGGCGGCACGAAGACCTCGCCGTGCTCACCGGGCAAATCCGCGAGCGCGACACCCTGGACCGCCAACGCGCCGTGGCCCCTTTGCGGCCGGCCGCGGACGCGCTCATCGTGGACACTTCCTCGCTCGACATCGAGGGCGTGTTCCAGGCGCTCATGCGGCACATCGAGGCCCATGGCGGCCGCGCCGCGCTCGCTGGCCGCTGACCACCCCCACCACCGGCGGCAAGATTTGCCGTTCCCGCGTCAAGGGCACGACGCGCCGGGAGGCCGGCGCCCCCTGAAAGGGCAGTTTTTGGCACGAAAGAGTCAGATTTTTCCCGTCCGTCCCAGACTCCCCATTGATAACTATCTGATTTTCCGCCCTTTCCTTTCCATGGCATGCTCCGTGCATAATTCCGGGCACATCACCGGCGCCATCGCGCCATGTGGGAAAAGCCTCAAAAGGGGAGGATACCATGGAAAATCAGCTGGACTACGAAATCAACAAGGAACTGGGCGAGTGCTACCTGTTCATGGGCGACTTTGACAAGGCCGAGGAGTATTACCGCAAGGCCGCCGCGGGCAATTCCCGCAGCGCCGCTCCCTACATGGGCCTCGCCACCGTTGCCGTGCAGCGCTCCGAGCTGGACAAGGCGCTGGTGCTCTACCAGAAAGCCGCGGCCGTGGAAGAGACCGACAAGGCCCTGTGCGGCATCGGCCTCGTGCACATGGAGCAGGGCAACCATGAGGAAGCCTTCGGCTACTTCTGCCGCGCCCTCGAAAAATCCGCCGCCAACATCGTCGCGCTGAACTGCCTTGTGCGCGAGGCGTACCAGACGGGCCAGGTGGAAGCCACCCTGCCTTATCTTGCCGCGGCCCTCGACACCTGCGAGGAAAAAGA
It contains:
- the cmk gene encoding (d)CMP kinase — protein: MTAPLLPVVTLDGPAGVGKTTLARRLAQALSLPYLDTGAMFRTLALRLGPDATALAPEELRARCAAWPFTLEGSGAESRLSCAGVPVGDEIRTEAVGLLAARLGTVPAARDILKEAQRRMGERGPLVAEGRDMGTAVFPDARFKFFLDATPETRALRRQRDLAQRGRHEDLAVLTGQIRERDTLDRQRAVAPLRPAADALIVDTSSLDIEGVFQALMRHIEAHGGRAALAGR
- a CDS encoding tetratricopeptide repeat protein, yielding MENQLDYEINKELGECYLFMGDFDKAEEYYRKAAAGNSRSAAPYMGLATVAVQRSELDKALVLYQKAAAVEETDKALCGIGLVHMEQGNHEEAFGYFCRALEKSAANIVALNCLVREAYQTGQVEATLPYLAAALDTCEEKEAVRVTLAGCLIYLGRNDEAREHLEAVLGENPANSSAKELFDTMAA